Part of the Microcoleus sp. FACHB-831 genome is shown below.
TTTTGCGCGTCTCCTTAACCATTTTCATTTCTTCTTCACAATACCCCAGTTCAGTCATGGGGGAGTTGTGGGGGAACAAATTAAACGCCAACGGGTAGGGAAAAACCTCTGGTTTTGGTGTTTCGCCTTGCAAAATAGCCATGGACTGCACCTTCACTTCTTCCATTGCCCTTGCTCCAGCACCGCTAGCAGATTGGTAGGTTGCTGCAACAATTCTTTGAACTGGCTGTACCTGATGCAGCGGCCACACGGCTACTGCCATCAAAATTGTCGTACAGTTGGGGTTGGCAATAATTCCACGATGCGTTGCGGCTGCTTCTGGGTTGACTTCGGGGACAACTAGAGGCACGTCGGCTTGCATCCGAAAGGCACTGGAGTTATCAATTACCACTGCTCCAGCTTCTACAGCTTTTGGTGCCCACAGCTTTGAAGTAGAGCCACCAGCAGAGGCCAATACCAAGTCTATATTATCGAAGGAGCGATCGCTCACTGGCTCAACGGGCAGTTCTTCTCCCCTAAAAGACATTTTACGGCCAGCCGAGCGGGGTGAAGCTAGTAGCTTCAAATCCGCCAAGGGGAATTGGCGACTTTCGAGCAGTTCCAGCAACTCCGTGCCTACCGCACCTGTCGCCCCCAAGATAGCTACGCGATATGAATCAGACAATTAGGCTCCCTCCAGTTGATATAGGATAATTTCTCGTTCTTATCATAAAATTTACCAATATTTGGCGCTTACTGGCCTTTAACTAGCTTTTTGCTAAATTTTCTGGTTCTTGCAATAAATTTTGTATTTTTGGGTTTTCTATAACAATATCTTTGAAAACTTATTATACATGGCTGGCAGAATCATGCTCTGGTGCAGGGAGGCATAAAAACAGCCAACTAAGGTTGATGCAATGCGATCGCTATCAATGTTTTCAATCCCTATTAGGGATTTTTAAGCAGCGCTTTACTCGACCCTGCACAAATTATACAAAAAAATTACCAATTTGCGGATATGTCTGTTGAAGGTGTAAAATTGAGTGTTGCTTAGCAAAAAGTAAGATACGCAGCAAGCGTCATCTGCTCTGGATTAAACCCACAAAAGTTGCTAGACACCCCCGAGGGCGATCGCAAGCACTAGGATGTCAGGAGGGGTGTTAGGTCAGCCTCGCATAACTGTAAGACGCGAAAAAAACGCTCGCCGTCAATCAGAATTGACCTTTCTAAAATTAAAGAAGTAAAAAAGTTGTCTGTAACCAAAACGTCGATGAAAGTTACCCAGGAAAAACTTCCCGCTAGCAAAATTAGTCTGGAAATTGAAATTCCAGCGGAAATGTCGCAAAAGACTTACGAAAAAGTCGTTCAAGAACTCTCCCGCTCTGTCAATATTCCTGGATTCCGTAAAGGCAAGGTTCCACGCCCCATTCTTCTACAACGGCTGGGGCAAACTCGCATAAAAGCTAGCGCCTTAGAAGAACTGGTGCAAAATTCTCTAGAGCAAGCCTTGCAACAAGAAGGAATTAAAGCTCTTGGTAACTTTCAACTAATCTCTTCTTTTGATGAGTTGGTTAACCAGTTTAAACCAGGCCAACCCCTGACA
Proteins encoded:
- a CDS encoding aspartate-semialdehyde dehydrogenase; translated protein: MSDSYRVAILGATGAVGTELLELLESRQFPLADLKLLASPRSAGRKMSFRGEELPVEPVSDRSFDNIDLVLASAGGSTSKLWAPKAVEAGAVVIDNSSAFRMQADVPLVVPEVNPEAAATHRGIIANPNCTTILMAVAVWPLHQVQPVQRIVAATYQSASGAGARAMEEVKVQSMAILQGETPKPEVFPYPLAFNLFPHNSPMTELGYCEEEMKMVKETRKIFGAPELRITATCIRVPVLRAHSEALNIEFSEPFPVEKAREILAKAAGVQLVEDWQANYFPMPIEASGRDEVLVGRIRQDISNPNGLELWLSGDQIRKGAALNAVQIAELLATKNLMKRSKPVLAS